The Niallia alba genome includes a window with the following:
- a CDS encoding TPM domain-containing protein — translation MRNWLTKYSIFLLIFITILAAFSGGTVKAASENQKQFIFDDAQLLTDTERMDLENLAEELGEETETALLILTLDGTDGKDIKKYVQDYYDEEAPGYDQPFGNTAILAIDMEERDIYLAGFKKAEDYLDDSTLDYIREEITPALSAGDYFEAFSTFMQESAYYLVDDPTAFENEYGYSGNADAENGYTEDSTSGGMPAFFYHWGFQLIISLVLAGIVVSIMVFQSGGRVTVNGNTYMDKRNSKIVNRHDRFIRKTVTKQRKPQNNNPGGGGGITGGGHSHSGSRGKF, via the coding sequence TTGAGAAACTGGTTAACAAAGTATAGTATATTCCTCCTTATCTTTATTACGATACTAGCTGCTTTTTCAGGCGGGACGGTCAAAGCAGCTTCAGAAAACCAAAAGCAATTTATTTTCGACGATGCACAACTTTTAACAGATACGGAAAGAATGGATCTTGAGAATTTAGCTGAGGAACTAGGGGAAGAAACGGAAACAGCATTATTGATTCTTACACTAGATGGTACAGATGGTAAAGATATCAAGAAATACGTTCAGGATTATTATGATGAAGAGGCTCCAGGTTATGACCAGCCTTTTGGAAATACGGCTATCTTAGCAATTGATATGGAAGAAAGGGACATATATTTAGCTGGTTTTAAAAAAGCGGAAGATTATTTGGATGATTCAACGTTAGACTATATCCGGGAAGAAATAACGCCTGCTTTATCAGCTGGGGATTATTTTGAGGCTTTTTCGACTTTTATGCAGGAATCTGCTTATTACTTGGTTGATGATCCAACAGCTTTCGAAAATGAGTATGGTTACAGTGGAAATGCTGATGCTGAAAATGGGTACACAGAAGATAGTACATCGGGTGGAATGCCAGCATTTTTTTATCATTGGGGCTTTCAGCTAATCATCTCGCTCGTGCTTGCCGGAATTGTTGTAAGTATTATGGTCTTCCAATCAGGCGGGAGAGTAACGGTAAATGGAAATACGTATATGGATAAAAGGAATTCTAAAATTGTAAATAGACACGACCGATTTATTCGTAAAACAGTGACAAAACAAAGAAAGCCGCAAAACAATAATCCAGGTGGCGGTGGAGGAATCACTGGTGGTGGTCACTCCCATAGCGGAAGCAGAGGGAAATTTTAA